A section of the Phycodurus eques isolate BA_2022a chromosome 4, UOR_Pequ_1.1, whole genome shotgun sequence genome encodes:
- the cd27 gene encoding CD27 antigen isoform X1, with protein MTLMHTYVLLTSLCSTWFAPSSVLSMQCMVTQYAWPVKAPHSCCDKCPPGKHMIRRSPTDCEMKCGLCAGDRYADSYNVQMTCDVCRMCDKPNMEYESKCQTSRNAVCRCKAGYKCTDEACAQCLHIPGAVKSSTAVADFSPESPGSPTPDADLADPGDVRANAKRYLVEILPLCAVIAVTVFVLVFAFVRWIRSKHGYYSRDKRAALPPSTEEEEVCKPVQEMCGKCEQTLEV; from the exons ATGACACTG ATGCACACATATGTTCTTTTAACGTCTCTTTGCAGCACGTGGTTTGCGCCTTCCTCCGTGCTGTCAATGCAGTGCATGGTTACGCAATATGCGTGGCCTGTAAAGGCTCCCCACAGTTGCTGTGACAAGTGCCCGCCAG GTAAACACATGATCCGGCGCTCGCCAACCGATTGTGAGATGAAGTGTGGACTTTGCGCAGGTGACCGCTACGCTGACTCCTACAACGTGCAGATGACCTGCGATGTTTGCAGAATGTGTGACAAAC CCAATATGGAGTACGAGTCCAAGTGCCAAACCTCTCGAAACGCTGTGTGCAGATGTAAAGCGGGCTACAAATGCACAGATGAGGCGTGCGCACAGTGTTTGCACATACCAGGAGCAGTCAAGTCCAGCACCGCAG TAGCCGATTTCTCACCAGAGAGTCCTGGTTCCCCAACACCTGACGCGGACCTCGCTGACCCGGGCGACGTCAGAGCCA ATGCAAAACGGTACTTGGTGGAAATTCTCCCCCTGTGTGCAGTCATAGCAGTCACTGTCTTTGTGCTGGTCTTTGCCTTTGTACGCTGGATCAGATCCAAGCACG GCTACTATTCGAGAGACAAACGGGCTGCATTACCTCCGAgcacagaggaagaggaggtgtgCAAGCCTGTCCAAGAAATGTGCGGCAAATGTGAGCAAACTTTGGAGGTTTGA
- the cd27 gene encoding CD27 antigen isoform X2: MTLMHTYVLLTSLCSTWFAPSSVLSMQCMVTQYAWPVKAPHSCCDKCPPGKHMIRRSPTDCEMKCGLCAGDRYADSYNVQMTCDVCRMCDKPNMEYESKCQTSRNAVCRCKAGYKCTDEACAQCLHIPGAVKSSTAADFSPESPGSPTPDADLADPGDVRANAKRYLVEILPLCAVIAVTVFVLVFAFVRWIRSKHGYYSRDKRAALPPSTEEEEVCKPVQEMCGKCEQTLEV, from the exons ATGACACTG ATGCACACATATGTTCTTTTAACGTCTCTTTGCAGCACGTGGTTTGCGCCTTCCTCCGTGCTGTCAATGCAGTGCATGGTTACGCAATATGCGTGGCCTGTAAAGGCTCCCCACAGTTGCTGTGACAAGTGCCCGCCAG GTAAACACATGATCCGGCGCTCGCCAACCGATTGTGAGATGAAGTGTGGACTTTGCGCAGGTGACCGCTACGCTGACTCCTACAACGTGCAGATGACCTGCGATGTTTGCAGAATGTGTGACAAAC CCAATATGGAGTACGAGTCCAAGTGCCAAACCTCTCGAAACGCTGTGTGCAGATGTAAAGCGGGCTACAAATGCACAGATGAGGCGTGCGCACAGTGTTTGCACATACCAGGAGCAGTCAAGTCCAGCACCGCAG CCGATTTCTCACCAGAGAGTCCTGGTTCCCCAACACCTGACGCGGACCTCGCTGACCCGGGCGACGTCAGAGCCA ATGCAAAACGGTACTTGGTGGAAATTCTCCCCCTGTGTGCAGTCATAGCAGTCACTGTCTTTGTGCTGGTCTTTGCCTTTGTACGCTGGATCAGATCCAAGCACG GCTACTATTCGAGAGACAAACGGGCTGCATTACCTCCGAgcacagaggaagaggaggtgtgCAAGCCTGTCCAAGAAATGTGCGGCAAATGTGAGCAAACTTTGGAGGTTTGA
- the cd27 gene encoding CD27 antigen isoform X3 has translation MHTYVLLTSLCSTWFAPSSVLSMQCMVTQYAWPVKAPHSCCDKCPPGKHMIRRSPTDCEMKCGLCAGDRYADSYNVQMTCDVCRMCDKPNMEYESKCQTSRNAVCRCKAGYKCTDEACAQCLHIPGAVKSSTAVADFSPESPGSPTPDADLADPGDVRANAKRYLVEILPLCAVIAVTVFVLVFAFVRWIRSKHGYYSRDKRAALPPSTEEEEVCKPVQEMCGKCEQTLEV, from the exons ATGCACACATATGTTCTTTTAACGTCTCTTTGCAGCACGTGGTTTGCGCCTTCCTCCGTGCTGTCAATGCAGTGCATGGTTACGCAATATGCGTGGCCTGTAAAGGCTCCCCACAGTTGCTGTGACAAGTGCCCGCCAG GTAAACACATGATCCGGCGCTCGCCAACCGATTGTGAGATGAAGTGTGGACTTTGCGCAGGTGACCGCTACGCTGACTCCTACAACGTGCAGATGACCTGCGATGTTTGCAGAATGTGTGACAAAC CCAATATGGAGTACGAGTCCAAGTGCCAAACCTCTCGAAACGCTGTGTGCAGATGTAAAGCGGGCTACAAATGCACAGATGAGGCGTGCGCACAGTGTTTGCACATACCAGGAGCAGTCAAGTCCAGCACCGCAG TAGCCGATTTCTCACCAGAGAGTCCTGGTTCCCCAACACCTGACGCGGACCTCGCTGACCCGGGCGACGTCAGAGCCA ATGCAAAACGGTACTTGGTGGAAATTCTCCCCCTGTGTGCAGTCATAGCAGTCACTGTCTTTGTGCTGGTCTTTGCCTTTGTACGCTGGATCAGATCCAAGCACG GCTACTATTCGAGAGACAAACGGGCTGCATTACCTCCGAgcacagaggaagaggaggtgtgCAAGCCTGTCCAAGAAATGTGCGGCAAATGTGAGCAAACTTTGGAGGTTTGA
- the si:dkey-260g12.1 gene encoding tumor necrosis factor receptor superfamily member 3, producing MCPPGEFQKSCEQCAPCPAKSYTTDWNREESCLRCYGDCRPEFNQEVIEDCSSTSNLKCTCQDGFRCTAVVAYTGNCKNCVATTTVTAAAAAAATTDEDEQTPSSSSSGSRSNSARLCSFPECEAEPGNSSHANKGPQLVAVVFPMVVVVTVALTVWLCICRRGEETCLKRGQILYNMSISLAPSCGILLPRNHVEVEGVPNVTAKEKEPNQHFLTDPCGAVHVHNAGTVIFSWLSQFTGQVGPVTETKMATKDEEKEAEDGDQAPPPSFSPSVPLSEEEMSGEAVLFPSQEEGKDWHVSKEEAES from the exons ATGTGCCCTCCAG GTGAGTTCCAGAAGTCTTGTGAGCAGTGCGCGCCGTGTCCCGCTAAGAGCTACACCACTGACTGGAACCGCGAGGAGAGCTGCCTTCGTTGCTACGGCGATTGCAGGCCTG AATTCAATCAGGAAGTGATCGAGGACTGCAGCAGCACATCTAACCTCAAGTGCACATGCCAAGATGGCTTCCGCTGTACCGCTGTGGTTGCATATACCGGCAACTGCAAAAACTGTGTCGCAACCACAACCG taacagcagcagcagcagcagcagcaacaacagatGAAGATGAACAGactccttcctcttcttcctcaggATCCCGCAGCAACTCTGCCAGATTGTGCTCTTTTCCCGA ATGTGAGGCCGAGCCTGGAAACAGCTCACACGCTAACAAAG GCCCTCAGCTGGTGGCCGTCGTGTTCCCAATGGTCGTCGTGGTAACTGTGGCCCTCACCGTCTGGCTCTGCATCTGTCGGCGCGGAGAGGAAACTTGCTTGAAGCGGG GCCAAATTCTGTACAATATGAGTATTTctttggccccatcttgtggcatcttgctGCCAAGGAACCATGTTGAAGTGGAG GGGGTTCCCAATGTTACAGCTAAGGAGAAAGAGCCCAATCAGCATTTCTTGACTGACCCTTGCG GTGCTGTGCATGTCCACAATGCGGGGACGGTCATCTTCAGCTGGCTCAGTCAGTTTACCGGCCAAGTGGGACCCGTCACGGAAACCAAGATGGCAACAAAAGACGAGGAGAAGGAGGCCGAAGACGGAGACCAAGCCCCTCCTCCTTCGTTCTCCCCCAGTGTTCCTCTGTCTGAGGAGGAGATGAGCGGAGAGGCGGTCTTGTTCCCCTCTCAGGAGGAAGGCAAAGACTGGCACGTGTCCAAAGAGGAAGCAGAATCCTGA
- the LOC133401417 gene encoding non-homologous end joining factor IFFO1-like isoform X1, producing MPDLQRFSFPYHSMNPLLGATAHLQQHPQPSQATGHPESPSGLLPDAVFGSPDSASLLLGDLPEFPSQSSSYLHHYQHQHHHPTVHHPPAAMALRNDLGSNISVLKTLNLRFRCFLAKVHELERRNKILEKQLQQALEANSGCRPHTQEAGVQTGFVGAIPLRPGSLPFHNTNNSARRPTTLSCPAPETSASTRTDTACNPAIGVSQASPSVDSPGSRTCGGRSVTAAPRFLPGTIWSYNATRRFGSERLTSPGVSWVHPDGVGVQIDTVTPEIRALYNVLAKVKRERDEYKRRWEEEYTMRTDLQQKIADLQEDLQESEGCQDELALRVQQLKAELVLFKGLMSNNLSDLDTKIQEKAMKVDMDICRRIDITARLCDVAQQRNCEDVIQMYQVTNNQPSISLRRKQTPLSMNGSEGEEPVSVSENDASVAKENEQQQQQQQQQHSSSSANQINEEMQRMLNHLRECEFEDDCDSLAWEETEETLLLWEDFPGSTLPPDPAHPPGEDDCLEKVISDTECLFKSREKEYQETIDQIELELATAKSDMNRHLHEYMEMCSMKRGLDVQMETCRRLITQSGDNNTAAQTSADNTDQRESDRSSVSPPSSSGARKS from the exons ATGCCAGATCTGCAGCGCTTTAGTTTTCCGTACCATAGCATGAATCCATTGTTGGGGGCCACGGCGCATCTCCAACAACATCCGCAGCCGAGCCAGGCCACCGGGCACCCAGAATCCCCCTCGGGCCTTCTCCCGGACGCCGTGTTCGGGTCTCCGGACTCGGCGTCTTTGCTGCTGGGTGATCTCCCCGAGTTCCCCTCCCAGAGCTCATCTTACCTGCACCACTATCAGCATCAGCACCACCACCCCACCGTGCACCATCCTCCCGCGGCCATGGCCCTGCGCAATGACCTGGGTTCCAACATCAGCGTGCTCAAAACCCTCAACCTGAGATTCAGGTGCTTCCTGGCCAAAGTGCACGAGCTGGAGCGCAGGAATAAGATTCTGGAGAAGCAGCTGCAGCAGGCGTTGGAGGCCAACAGCGGCTGCAGGCCGCATACCCAGGAGGCAGGCGTGCAGACGGGTTTCGTGGGAGCCATCCCGCTCCGACCCGGCTCCCTCCCCTTCCACAACACCAACAACTCAGCTAGGAGGCCCACAACTTTATCCTGCCCGGCCCCCGAGACTTCCGCTTCCACCCGAACCGACACCGCTTGTAACCCGGCCATCGGCGTCAGCCAGGCCTCCCCCTCCGTGGACTCCCCCGGGTCCAGAACCTGCGGTGGACGCTCCGTGACCGCGGCTCCTCGCTTCCTCCCGGGCACCATCTGGTCCTACAACGCCACTCGCAGGTTCGGATCGGAGCGTCTGACCAGCCCTGGGGTCTCCTGGGTGCACCCGGATGGAGTCGGGGTCCAGATCGACACCGTCACCCCCGAGATCAGAGCGCTCTACAACGTCCTGGCTAAAGTGAAGCGGGAGAGGGACGAGTATAAACGCAG ATGGGAAGAAGAATACACAATGAGGACGGACCTGCAGCAGAAGATTGCTGACTTGCAAGag gacTTGCAGGAGAGCGAAGGCTGCCAGGATGAGCTGGCCCTCCGAGTTCAGCAGTTGAAGGCCGAGTTGGTTCTCTTTAAAGGCCTCATGAGTAAT AATCTGTCAGATCTGGACACAAAGATTCAGGAGAAAGCCATGAAAGTGGACATGGATATCTGCCGCAGGATCGACATCACGGCTCGCCTCTGTGACGTCGCCCAGCAGAGGAACTGTGAAGACGTCATCCAGATGTACCAG GTTACAAACAACCAGCCGTCTATAAGCCTGCGGCGCAAACAGACACCTCTATCCATGAACGGTAGCGAGGGCGAAGAACCAGTCAGTGTGTCTGAAAACGATGCCAGCGTGGCCAAGGAGaatgagcagcagcagcagcagcagcagcagcaacacagCAGCTCGTCGGCCAATCAGATCAACGAGGAGATGCAGAGGATGCTGAACCATCT ACGTGAGTGCGAGTTCGAGGATGACTGTGACAGTCTGGCCTGGGAGGAGACGGAGGAGACGCTGCTGCTGTGGGAAGATTTCCCAGGAAGCACTCTGCCTCCTGACCCCGCCCACCCGCCTGGAGAG GACGACTGTCTGGAAAAAGTGATAAGTGACACTGAGTGCTTGTTCAAGTCCAGAGAGAAGGAATACCAGGAAACCATTGACCAGATTGAG CTGGAATTGGCGACGGCAAAGAGCGACATGAACCGCCACCTGCACGAGTACATGGAGATGTGCTCCATGAAGCGAGGCCTGGATGTCCAGATGGAGACCTGCAGGAGACTCATCACGCAAAGCGGCGACAA TAACACGGCAGCACAGACGTCCGCCGACAATACTGACCAGCGCGAGAGCGACAGGAGCTCGGTGTCCCCGCCGTCCTCGTCCGGCGCCAGGAAGTCCTGA
- the LOC133401417 gene encoding non-homologous end joining factor IFFO1-like isoform X2 produces the protein MNPLLGATAHLQQHPQPSQATGHPESPSGLLPDAVFGSPDSASLLLGDLPEFPSQSSSYLHHYQHQHHHPTVHHPPAAMALRNDLGSNISVLKTLNLRFRCFLAKVHELERRNKILEKQLQQALEANSGCRPHTQEAGVQTGFVGAIPLRPGSLPFHNTNNSARRPTTLSCPAPETSASTRTDTACNPAIGVSQASPSVDSPGSRTCGGRSVTAAPRFLPGTIWSYNATRRFGSERLTSPGVSWVHPDGVGVQIDTVTPEIRALYNVLAKVKRERDEYKRRWEEEYTMRTDLQQKIADLQEDLQESEGCQDELALRVQQLKAELVLFKGLMSNNLSDLDTKIQEKAMKVDMDICRRIDITARLCDVAQQRNCEDVIQMYQVTNNQPSISLRRKQTPLSMNGSEGEEPVSVSENDASVAKENEQQQQQQQQQHSSSSANQINEEMQRMLNHLRECEFEDDCDSLAWEETEETLLLWEDFPGSTLPPDPAHPPGEDDCLEKVISDTECLFKSREKEYQETIDQIELELATAKSDMNRHLHEYMEMCSMKRGLDVQMETCRRLITQSGDNNTAAQTSADNTDQRESDRSSVSPPSSSGARKS, from the exons ATGAATCCATTGTTGGGGGCCACGGCGCATCTCCAACAACATCCGCAGCCGAGCCAGGCCACCGGGCACCCAGAATCCCCCTCGGGCCTTCTCCCGGACGCCGTGTTCGGGTCTCCGGACTCGGCGTCTTTGCTGCTGGGTGATCTCCCCGAGTTCCCCTCCCAGAGCTCATCTTACCTGCACCACTATCAGCATCAGCACCACCACCCCACCGTGCACCATCCTCCCGCGGCCATGGCCCTGCGCAATGACCTGGGTTCCAACATCAGCGTGCTCAAAACCCTCAACCTGAGATTCAGGTGCTTCCTGGCCAAAGTGCACGAGCTGGAGCGCAGGAATAAGATTCTGGAGAAGCAGCTGCAGCAGGCGTTGGAGGCCAACAGCGGCTGCAGGCCGCATACCCAGGAGGCAGGCGTGCAGACGGGTTTCGTGGGAGCCATCCCGCTCCGACCCGGCTCCCTCCCCTTCCACAACACCAACAACTCAGCTAGGAGGCCCACAACTTTATCCTGCCCGGCCCCCGAGACTTCCGCTTCCACCCGAACCGACACCGCTTGTAACCCGGCCATCGGCGTCAGCCAGGCCTCCCCCTCCGTGGACTCCCCCGGGTCCAGAACCTGCGGTGGACGCTCCGTGACCGCGGCTCCTCGCTTCCTCCCGGGCACCATCTGGTCCTACAACGCCACTCGCAGGTTCGGATCGGAGCGTCTGACCAGCCCTGGGGTCTCCTGGGTGCACCCGGATGGAGTCGGGGTCCAGATCGACACCGTCACCCCCGAGATCAGAGCGCTCTACAACGTCCTGGCTAAAGTGAAGCGGGAGAGGGACGAGTATAAACGCAG ATGGGAAGAAGAATACACAATGAGGACGGACCTGCAGCAGAAGATTGCTGACTTGCAAGag gacTTGCAGGAGAGCGAAGGCTGCCAGGATGAGCTGGCCCTCCGAGTTCAGCAGTTGAAGGCCGAGTTGGTTCTCTTTAAAGGCCTCATGAGTAAT AATCTGTCAGATCTGGACACAAAGATTCAGGAGAAAGCCATGAAAGTGGACATGGATATCTGCCGCAGGATCGACATCACGGCTCGCCTCTGTGACGTCGCCCAGCAGAGGAACTGTGAAGACGTCATCCAGATGTACCAG GTTACAAACAACCAGCCGTCTATAAGCCTGCGGCGCAAACAGACACCTCTATCCATGAACGGTAGCGAGGGCGAAGAACCAGTCAGTGTGTCTGAAAACGATGCCAGCGTGGCCAAGGAGaatgagcagcagcagcagcagcagcagcagcaacacagCAGCTCGTCGGCCAATCAGATCAACGAGGAGATGCAGAGGATGCTGAACCATCT ACGTGAGTGCGAGTTCGAGGATGACTGTGACAGTCTGGCCTGGGAGGAGACGGAGGAGACGCTGCTGCTGTGGGAAGATTTCCCAGGAAGCACTCTGCCTCCTGACCCCGCCCACCCGCCTGGAGAG GACGACTGTCTGGAAAAAGTGATAAGTGACACTGAGTGCTTGTTCAAGTCCAGAGAGAAGGAATACCAGGAAACCATTGACCAGATTGAG CTGGAATTGGCGACGGCAAAGAGCGACATGAACCGCCACCTGCACGAGTACATGGAGATGTGCTCCATGAAGCGAGGCCTGGATGTCCAGATGGAGACCTGCAGGAGACTCATCACGCAAAGCGGCGACAA TAACACGGCAGCACAGACGTCCGCCGACAATACTGACCAGCGCGAGAGCGACAGGAGCTCGGTGTCCCCGCCGTCCTCGTCCGGCGCCAGGAAGTCCTGA
- the LOC133401417 gene encoding non-homologous end joining factor IFFO1-like isoform X3: MPDLQRFSFPYHSMNPLLGATAHLQQHPQPSQATGHPESPSGLLPDAVFGSPDSASLLLGDLPEFPSQSSSYLHHYQHQHHHPTVHHPPAAMALRNDLGSNISVLKTLNLRFRCFLAKVHELERRNKILEKQLQQALEANSGCRPHTQEAGVQTGFVGAIPLRPGSLPFHNTNNSARRPTTLSCPAPETSASTRTDTACNPAIGVSQASPSVDSPGSRTCGGRSVTAAPRFLPGTIWSYNATRRFGSERLTSPGVSWVHPDGVGVQIDTVTPEIRALYNVLAKVKRERDEYKRRWEEEYTMRTDLQQKIADLQEDLQESEGCQDELALRVQQLKAELVLFKGLMSNNLSDLDTKIQEKAMKVDMDICRRIDITARLCDVAQQRNCEDVIQIEGEEPVSVSENDASVAKENEQQQQQQQQQHSSSSANQINEEMQRMLNHLRECEFEDDCDSLAWEETEETLLLWEDFPGSTLPPDPAHPPGEDDCLEKVISDTECLFKSREKEYQETIDQIELELATAKSDMNRHLHEYMEMCSMKRGLDVQMETCRRLITQSGDNNTAAQTSADNTDQRESDRSSVSPPSSSGARKS; encoded by the exons ATGCCAGATCTGCAGCGCTTTAGTTTTCCGTACCATAGCATGAATCCATTGTTGGGGGCCACGGCGCATCTCCAACAACATCCGCAGCCGAGCCAGGCCACCGGGCACCCAGAATCCCCCTCGGGCCTTCTCCCGGACGCCGTGTTCGGGTCTCCGGACTCGGCGTCTTTGCTGCTGGGTGATCTCCCCGAGTTCCCCTCCCAGAGCTCATCTTACCTGCACCACTATCAGCATCAGCACCACCACCCCACCGTGCACCATCCTCCCGCGGCCATGGCCCTGCGCAATGACCTGGGTTCCAACATCAGCGTGCTCAAAACCCTCAACCTGAGATTCAGGTGCTTCCTGGCCAAAGTGCACGAGCTGGAGCGCAGGAATAAGATTCTGGAGAAGCAGCTGCAGCAGGCGTTGGAGGCCAACAGCGGCTGCAGGCCGCATACCCAGGAGGCAGGCGTGCAGACGGGTTTCGTGGGAGCCATCCCGCTCCGACCCGGCTCCCTCCCCTTCCACAACACCAACAACTCAGCTAGGAGGCCCACAACTTTATCCTGCCCGGCCCCCGAGACTTCCGCTTCCACCCGAACCGACACCGCTTGTAACCCGGCCATCGGCGTCAGCCAGGCCTCCCCCTCCGTGGACTCCCCCGGGTCCAGAACCTGCGGTGGACGCTCCGTGACCGCGGCTCCTCGCTTCCTCCCGGGCACCATCTGGTCCTACAACGCCACTCGCAGGTTCGGATCGGAGCGTCTGACCAGCCCTGGGGTCTCCTGGGTGCACCCGGATGGAGTCGGGGTCCAGATCGACACCGTCACCCCCGAGATCAGAGCGCTCTACAACGTCCTGGCTAAAGTGAAGCGGGAGAGGGACGAGTATAAACGCAG ATGGGAAGAAGAATACACAATGAGGACGGACCTGCAGCAGAAGATTGCTGACTTGCAAGag gacTTGCAGGAGAGCGAAGGCTGCCAGGATGAGCTGGCCCTCCGAGTTCAGCAGTTGAAGGCCGAGTTGGTTCTCTTTAAAGGCCTCATGAGTAAT AATCTGTCAGATCTGGACACAAAGATTCAGGAGAAAGCCATGAAAGTGGACATGGATATCTGCCGCAGGATCGACATCACGGCTCGCCTCTGTGACGTCGCCCAGCAGAGGAACTGTGAAGACGTCATCCAGAT CGAGGGCGAAGAACCAGTCAGTGTGTCTGAAAACGATGCCAGCGTGGCCAAGGAGaatgagcagcagcagcagcagcagcagcagcaacacagCAGCTCGTCGGCCAATCAGATCAACGAGGAGATGCAGAGGATGCTGAACCATCT ACGTGAGTGCGAGTTCGAGGATGACTGTGACAGTCTGGCCTGGGAGGAGACGGAGGAGACGCTGCTGCTGTGGGAAGATTTCCCAGGAAGCACTCTGCCTCCTGACCCCGCCCACCCGCCTGGAGAG GACGACTGTCTGGAAAAAGTGATAAGTGACACTGAGTGCTTGTTCAAGTCCAGAGAGAAGGAATACCAGGAAACCATTGACCAGATTGAG CTGGAATTGGCGACGGCAAAGAGCGACATGAACCGCCACCTGCACGAGTACATGGAGATGTGCTCCATGAAGCGAGGCCTGGATGTCCAGATGGAGACCTGCAGGAGACTCATCACGCAAAGCGGCGACAA TAACACGGCAGCACAGACGTCCGCCGACAATACTGACCAGCGCGAGAGCGACAGGAGCTCGGTGTCCCCGCCGTCCTCGTCCGGCGCCAGGAAGTCCTGA